One genomic window of uncultured delta proteobacterium includes the following:
- a CDS encoding 2-oxoglutarate oxidoreductase, beta subunit, whose product MEKKVFSRPEALRDVPTHYCPGCHHGIIHRLVAEVIDELGIREKTIAASSIGCSVLAYDYFNFDTVGCMHGRAPAAATGIKRSHPDKVVFTYQGDGDLAAIGTAEIIHAAARGENISVIFVNNAIYGMTGGQMAPTTLEGQTTSTSPYGRDHHVAGNPIKVAELMAAIDGPVFVTRVAVHTPKHINEAKKAIKKSFELQLAGKGFSLVEVLSTCPTNWGMTPTKSSEWVGTTMMQHYPLGVTKDIEQGAAQ is encoded by the coding sequence ATGGAAAAGAAAGTTTTTTCACGCCCTGAAGCACTCAGGGACGTTCCCACCCACTACTGTCCCGGTTGCCATCACGGCATCATCCACCGTCTGGTCGCGGAAGTGATCGACGAACTCGGCATCCGCGAAAAAACCATCGCCGCCAGTTCCATCGGCTGCTCCGTGCTGGCGTACGACTATTTCAACTTCGACACCGTCGGCTGCATGCACGGCCGCGCTCCGGCCGCCGCCACGGGCATCAAGCGCTCGCATCCGGACAAGGTCGTCTTCACCTACCAGGGCGACGGCGACCTCGCCGCCATCGGCACGGCTGAAATCATCCATGCCGCGGCCCGGGGGGAAAACATCTCCGTCATTTTCGTGAACAACGCCATCTACGGGATGACCGGCGGCCAGATGGCCCCCACCACCCTGGAAGGCCAGACCACCAGCACCTCGCCTTACGGCCGCGACCACCACGTCGCGGGCAACCCCATCAAGGTCGCCGAACTGATGGCCGCCATCGACGGGCCGGTGTTCGTGACGCGCGTCGCGGTCCACACGCCCAAGCACATCAACGAGGCCAAAAAAGCCATCAAGAAGTCCTTCGAGCTCCAGCTCGCGGGCAAGGGCTTCTCCCTGGTTGAAGTGCTGTCCACCTGCCCGACCAACTGGGGCATGACGCCGACCAAATCGTCCGAATGGGTGGGCACGACCATGATGCAACACTACCCGCTCGGGGTGACCAAAGATATCGAGCAAGGAGCGGCCCAATGA
- a CDS encoding Acetyl-CoA hydrolase/transferase, whose protein sequence is MNARTQYRAKVVSPEAAVRSVKSGDWVDYNFCLSQPVVLDAALAARKDELFGVRVRGGMRMGSFKIIEADATGEHFSYSTWHTTGFERKLMDEGIITHTPMVYRNKPLFYRKSLEVDVAMFCVSPMDDEGYFNCSFTNSATRAIVEKAKTVILEVNEKFPAFPNGYEHKIHISEIDYVVEGENPDMAVIPPAPSTETDRLIASLIIPRIRDGATIQLGIGALPNAIGSMIIESDLKNLGMHTEMLVDAYMAMFEAGKITNTHKGIDKGVGMFTFCAGSAALYDWTRANKDRLATGAVNYTNNPAVIAQNPNMVTVNSCVEVDVLGQVTSETSGKRQISGSGGQLDFINGGYLSEGGQSFVCCTSTYKDKSGKAHSRIRLSLPQYSAVTDPRTEMHCLVTEWGVADLAGRSIWERAERIINVAHPDFREELFRGAEELGFWKRSRKK, encoded by the coding sequence ATGAACGCCCGCACGCAATACCGCGCAAAAGTAGTCTCTCCCGAGGCGGCCGTCCGGTCGGTGAAATCCGGCGACTGGGTGGACTACAACTTTTGCCTCTCGCAACCCGTCGTGCTTGACGCGGCCCTTGCCGCCCGCAAAGACGAGCTTTTCGGGGTGCGCGTACGCGGCGGCATGCGCATGGGCTCGTTCAAGATCATCGAAGCGGATGCCACCGGGGAGCATTTCAGCTACAGCACGTGGCATACCACCGGGTTCGAGCGCAAACTGATGGACGAAGGGATCATCACCCACACGCCCATGGTCTACCGCAACAAACCCCTCTTCTACCGCAAAAGCCTGGAAGTGGACGTGGCCATGTTCTGCGTCTCCCCGATGGACGACGAGGGGTATTTCAACTGCTCGTTCACCAACTCCGCCACCAGGGCCATTGTGGAAAAAGCCAAGACCGTCATCCTGGAAGTGAACGAAAAATTTCCGGCGTTTCCCAACGGGTACGAGCACAAGATCCACATCAGCGAGATCGACTATGTGGTGGAAGGCGAAAACCCGGACATGGCCGTCATTCCGCCCGCCCCCTCCACCGAAACAGACCGGCTGATCGCCTCCCTCATCATCCCGCGCATCCGGGACGGCGCCACCATCCAGCTCGGCATCGGCGCGCTGCCCAACGCGATCGGGTCCATGATTATCGAGTCGGACCTGAAAAATTTGGGCATGCATACGGAAATGCTCGTGGACGCCTATATGGCCATGTTCGAGGCGGGCAAGATCACGAATACGCACAAGGGCATTGACAAGGGCGTCGGAATGTTCACCTTCTGTGCGGGCAGCGCGGCGTTATACGACTGGACGCGGGCGAACAAAGACCGGCTCGCGACGGGCGCCGTGAATTATACAAACAACCCCGCCGTGATAGCGCAAAACCCGAACATGGTCACCGTCAACTCCTGCGTGGAAGTGGACGTGCTGGGCCAGGTGACGAGCGAAACCTCGGGCAAACGGCAGATCAGCGGGTCCGGCGGGCAGCTGGACTTCATCAACGGCGGGTATTTGTCCGAGGGCGGCCAAAGCTTCGTGTGCTGCACGTCCACATACAAGGACAAGAGCGGCAAGGCCCATTCGCGGATCCGACTAAGTTTGCCCCAGTACAGCGCCGTGACCGACCCGCGCACGGAGATGCACTGCCTCGTCACGGAATGGGGCGTCGCGGATCTGGCGGGCCGGTCGATCTGGGAGCGGGCCGAGCGGATCATCAACGTGGCCCACCCGGATTTCCGCGAGGAGCTGTTCCGGGGCGCCGAAGAATTAGGGTTCTGGAAACGGTCCCGCAAAAAATGA
- a CDS encoding hypothetical protein (Evidence 5 : No homology to any previously reported sequences), producing the protein MPLEEADRLSSAVPAKPTPGSRRHAPYNTL; encoded by the coding sequence GTGCCACTCGAAGAAGCGGACCGCCTGAGCTCGGCCGTTCCGGCCAAGCCCACTCCCGGCTCCCGCCGCCACGCGCCCTATAACACCCTCTAA
- the vorB gene encoding Ketoisovalerate oxidoreductase subunit VorB codes for MKEKVLMKGNEAIGEGLILAGCRHYFGYPITPQTEIPEYLAKRFPEIGGVFVQAESEIASINMVYGAAAAGKRVMTSSSSPGISLKQEGISTLAAAELPCVIVNIGRGGPGVGTIQASQADYFQSTKGGGHGDYRLLVFAPNSVQELMDYTILAFDKADHYKTPVLILGDGVTGQMMEPVTLPDPIDPASLPKKTWSCSGCEGREPNIVTSLYLQAARCEAHNKDLQAKYAEISKNELRWEEIQTEDADVVIVAYGISSRISLSAVQKARAEGLKVGLLRPITLWPFPTAPIRALAEKGKKFLVVEQSAGQMVEDVRLAVAEKTEVAFYGRMGGILPDSQEILDTVRGMARNKG; via the coding sequence ATGAAAGAAAAAGTTCTCATGAAAGGCAACGAGGCCATCGGCGAAGGGCTGATCCTGGCGGGTTGCCGCCATTATTTCGGCTATCCCATCACCCCGCAGACGGAAATCCCCGAATACCTGGCCAAGCGCTTCCCGGAAATCGGCGGCGTGTTCGTCCAGGCGGAGAGCGAAATCGCCTCCATCAACATGGTGTACGGCGCGGCGGCCGCGGGCAAACGCGTTATGACCTCCTCCTCCAGCCCGGGCATCAGCCTGAAGCAGGAAGGCATTTCCACGCTGGCGGCGGCGGAACTCCCCTGCGTCATCGTGAACATCGGCCGCGGCGGCCCCGGGGTCGGCACGATCCAGGCGTCCCAGGCGGACTATTTCCAGTCCACCAAGGGCGGCGGCCACGGCGACTACCGTTTGCTGGTCTTCGCGCCCAACTCCGTGCAGGAGCTCATGGATTACACCATCCTGGCCTTTGACAAGGCCGACCATTACAAAACGCCCGTGCTGATCCTCGGCGACGGCGTCACCGGCCAGATGATGGAACCGGTCACCCTGCCCGATCCCATCGATCCCGCCAGCTTGCCGAAAAAAACCTGGTCCTGCTCCGGTTGTGAGGGACGCGAACCCAACATCGTGACGAGCCTGTACTTGCAGGCCGCCCGGTGCGAAGCCCACAACAAGGACTTGCAGGCCAAGTACGCGGAAATTTCCAAAAACGAACTGCGCTGGGAAGAAATCCAGACCGAGGACGCGGACGTCGTGATCGTGGCCTACGGCATTTCTTCGCGCATTTCGCTCTCCGCCGTGCAGAAAGCCCGGGCAGAGGGCCTCAAAGTGGGCCTCTTGCGTCCCATCACCCTGTGGCCCTTCCCCACGGCCCCCATTCGCGCGCTGGCCGAAAAAGGTAAAAAATTCCTCGTTGTCGAACAGAGCGCCGGCCAGATGGTGGAAGACGTGCGCCTCGCCGTGGCCGAAAAGACCGAAGTGGCCTTCTACGGCCGGATGGGCGGGATTCTGCCCGACTCCCAGGAAATTCTGGACACCGTCCGGGGCATGGCCCGGAACAAAGGATAA
- a CDS encoding 4Fe-4S ferredoxin iron-sulfur binding domain-containing protein yields MPRVEIKEDRCKGCGLCFVACPKKILAYSERINQSGYHPSECIRKEDCIGCAMCARTCPDVAIDVYK; encoded by the coding sequence ATGCCAAGAGTGGAGATCAAGGAAGACCGTTGCAAAGGCTGCGGGCTGTGCTTCGTGGCCTGTCCCAAAAAGATCCTGGCCTATTCGGAAAGGATCAACCAGAGCGGGTACCACCCCTCGGAGTGCATCAGGAAGGAAGACTGCATCGGCTGCGCCATGTGCGCGCGCACCTGCCCCGACGTGGCCATTGACGTATACAAATAA
- a CDS encoding conserved hypothetical protein (Evidence 4 : Homologs of previously reported genes of unknown function) produces MNTSSNPQGNPLARVFEAANCRTQEELAGLLGIRQSAVSDAKRRKSVPSEWLVCLFRLRSVNPEWVLTGCGPKYLNKENGQDSATQVEKKDKPSIEVLRLFSSKALADELVRRAGTPACHSKKRTA; encoded by the coding sequence ATGAACACTTCGTCAAACCCTCAAGGCAACCCGCTCGCCCGGGTTTTTGAGGCAGCCAACTGCCGGACACAGGAAGAACTCGCCGGTCTGCTCGGCATCCGGCAGTCCGCCGTATCCGATGCCAAACGGCGCAAGTCGGTCCCGTCCGAATGGCTCGTGTGCCTGTTCCGCCTGCGCAGCGTCAACCCGGAATGGGTCCTGACCGGCTGCGGCCCCAAGTACCTAAACAAGGAAAACGGCCAGGACAGCGCAACCCAGGTTGAAAAAAAGGATAAGCCGTCGATCGAAGTACTGCGCCTCTTCTCCTCCAAGGCTCTTGCCGACGAACTTGTCAGACGCGCGGGCACTCCCGCGTGCCACTCGAAGAAGCGGACCGCCTGA
- a CDS encoding putative Outer membrane protein, OMP85 family (Evidence 3 : Function proposed based on presence of conserved amino acid motif, structural feature or limited homology), producing MPHPLARLCLVTLCCLFAACGSQNGALLQLDPGPDETGPSPYVAEDPKGPIPAPSLPPGMATANGSPPASAPPSPALHPSQQPRPQEANGETPPSAQDEYAAEHNLPRLSYAIVIVTPDAPELEAPFLAASHLQQMREKPPASAMGLDQRMRSDLETARDVLHSYGYYMGKAHGKIVKTERGARRETVTAEATQTAKDEKPSGKTDAETDSADDYTVTITFEPGTRYTIGKTRVSVTDPQQLKPDPTKGEYTAPGTSLAAVGLKEGDPALAGAVLDAVSAMREQFRDRGYPFASIASSRYLVDHGAQTLDAEIVVDSGPLVYMDGLIVKGESPVKKPYLDALATWESGHPWNQSRVENFRNALRQSGLFTAAELNPAEEEDENGLRAVMAELTPAPARTVGGALKYDTDFGPGVQAYWENRNITGRGDRLRFEMPIWADLQEFLATYRLPFFLRKDQDFTARAAFRNEDTDAYELTSYLAAAGLERRFSPHWTGAIELYVEGGTLKDPDEPETEYLLMGVPTSLAYNNTNSLLDATKGFRLNLAVAPYTGQYHEDFTVVRTRVEAQAFLPVIGEDALVLALRGMYGMISDTNAQDVPASLRFYVGGGGSVRGYEYQSLGPRNDSKDPLGGASAVEFSAEARAKFDDTWGMVAFLDGGMAYADAAADFSEEELRWGAGLGLRFYTAIGPIRLDFAVPLNKRNDDDNFQIYFSIGQSF from the coding sequence ATGCCGCATCCGCTTGCCCGTCTCTGTCTCGTGACGCTCTGCTGTCTGTTCGCCGCGTGCGGCAGCCAGAACGGCGCTCTGTTGCAGCTTGATCCCGGCCCCGACGAAACGGGTCCGTCTCCATACGTCGCCGAAGACCCCAAAGGCCCCATTCCCGCGCCGTCGCTACCGCCGGGCATGGCAACCGCGAACGGTTCCCCGCCCGCATCGGCCCCGCCATCTCCTGCCCTGCACCCCTCGCAACAGCCCCGGCCGCAGGAGGCCAACGGGGAAACCCCGCCGTCCGCGCAGGACGAATACGCCGCCGAGCACAACCTCCCGCGCCTGTCATACGCCATTGTGATCGTCACGCCCGACGCGCCGGAACTGGAAGCGCCCTTTCTCGCCGCCTCCCACCTGCAACAGATGCGGGAAAAACCGCCCGCCAGCGCGATGGGCCTGGACCAGCGCATGCGCTCTGACCTGGAAACCGCCCGGGACGTGCTGCATTCCTACGGCTATTACATGGGCAAGGCGCACGGGAAAATCGTCAAAACAGAACGCGGCGCGCGGCGGGAAACGGTTACGGCGGAAGCGACGCAAACTGCCAAGGACGAAAAACCGTCCGGAAAAACCGACGCGGAAACCGATAGTGCCGACGACTACACCGTGACCATAACGTTTGAGCCCGGCACCCGGTACACCATAGGAAAAACGCGCGTCTCCGTGACCGACCCGCAGCAGTTGAAGCCCGACCCGACAAAAGGCGAATACACCGCTCCCGGCACGAGCCTCGCCGCCGTGGGGCTCAAGGAAGGGGACCCGGCTCTCGCCGGGGCGGTGCTCGACGCGGTTTCCGCCATGCGCGAGCAGTTCCGCGACAGGGGCTACCCCTTTGCCTCCATCGCCTCCAGCCGCTACCTTGTGGACCACGGCGCCCAGACGCTTGACGCCGAAATCGTGGTGGATTCCGGCCCGCTCGTATACATGGACGGCCTCATCGTCAAAGGCGAGTCCCCCGTCAAAAAGCCCTACCTGGACGCCCTGGCGACCTGGGAATCCGGCCACCCCTGGAACCAGAGCCGGGTGGAAAACTTCCGTAACGCGCTGCGCCAGAGCGGCCTTTTCACCGCCGCCGAGCTTAATCCCGCCGAGGAAGAAGACGAAAACGGCCTGAGGGCCGTTATGGCGGAACTCACCCCCGCCCCGGCCCGCACGGTCGGCGGCGCGCTGAAGTACGATACGGACTTCGGCCCCGGCGTGCAGGCTTACTGGGAAAACCGCAACATCACCGGGCGCGGGGACAGGCTGCGGTTTGAAATGCCCATCTGGGCCGACTTGCAGGAATTTCTCGCCACCTACCGCTTGCCCTTCTTCCTGCGCAAGGACCAGGATTTTACCGCGCGGGCGGCCTTCCGCAACGAAGACACGGACGCGTACGAACTTACCTCCTACCTGGCGGCAGCCGGCCTGGAACGCCGGTTCTCCCCGCACTGGACCGGCGCGATCGAGTTGTATGTCGAAGGCGGCACACTCAAGGACCCGGACGAACCCGAAACCGAATACCTCCTGATGGGCGTCCCGACCTCTCTCGCCTACAACAACACCAACAGCCTGCTGGACGCCACCAAGGGCTTCCGCCTCAACCTTGCCGTGGCGCCTTACACCGGGCAGTACCACGAGGATTTCACGGTCGTGCGGACCCGCGTGGAAGCCCAGGCCTTTCTCCCGGTCATCGGCGAGGACGCCCTGGTTCTCGCGCTCCGCGGCATGTACGGCATGATATCGGACACGAACGCCCAGGACGTGCCCGCGTCTTTGCGGTTTTACGTGGGCGGCGGCGGGTCCGTACGCGGGTACGAGTACCAGTCGCTGGGGCCGCGCAACGATTCAAAGGACCCGCTGGGCGGCGCGTCCGCCGTGGAATTCAGCGCCGAAGCCAGGGCCAAATTTGACGACACCTGGGGCATGGTCGCCTTTCTCGACGGCGGCATGGCCTACGCGGACGCGGCGGCGGATTTCAGCGAAGAAGAACTGCGCTGGGGCGCGGGCCTTGGCCTGCGGTTTTACACGGCCATCGGGCCCATACGGCTCGACTTCGCCGTGCCCCTCAACAAACGTAACGATGACGACAACTTCCAGATTTATTTCAGCATAGGGCAGAGTTTCTGA
- a CDS encoding exported hypothetical protein (Evidence 5 : No homology to any previously reported sequences), with the protein MRIPAKKILRISGLVLGGILLVLCLAVATVLVWLRTGSGERFVADFAAKSLADQGLFLTMDGLEGPLPSRVLLTNVSLADAKGTWFAAKELELVLSLGDLFRLTGAVSLARVDTPEVFRLPELPPSPPAATPPAEEAKTSSPYFSLPVAVRLDTLAIENLGIYAPLVFPDAPQGSGPLLRASLHGSAKAEAEHPLTAEASLDASVADIQALAAQVQSPVPLAGFSLTVNANATIGATIDATVKGTATPEAWNEKLPIDYGLQAGLAGAKAALQSAFLDGLGLRLDAVGGADLETLAASAKTTLTTQAGGKWETVVARLAGQDMGGSVTAALEASVDGDKKIAATADLSGTAMRWGSDELQRILGPQFTVKATADGSESTRFALNLATLEAGAVSASGSGSFALKDKALSAAFEAALSDIKAAAPGVEGALRAKLNASGTLDAPAATLEVASDAIKTDAASVANLRANATLSGTLKAPAATLDATVDAITAQAASLRAVAAKARLSGTLAAPVFSLEATSESIKTQAGEFKQFRAGIDGTASLPEGAEKTVDTKAGVTLGASPAGPVALHTALAAAQKTDGAVTARLSGLDLTLAGTALAADITAAIPPPGPNSGAGAVLPSLNGTASATVTDWKPIAALSGVPIAGGKAGFDAKFTHSANAQQITASLRAEALSLPDAFAINGLSGTVEARDLANPDVALNLALGKGEAGPVTWQTGAVAVTAKQGKGAFAAALRTDKTASQAVASAPKGAPAQPGKAERLTVAGSFALSPMRVTLDRLAARVPDSPMGIYLTAPATVDLGDAVKVKNLKLNVVPGNGAIALDAALAGGNADLTATVTEFPFRLIREAVQAPVPDGTLSAEAVIKKSGAAVQGKIDAKAVVTAPAVGKAKTPAVAFILASTLDQRADPNFPQLKSGGGISRLRGSLNVGFEGSQTAPNQAAKTPANSPDAQIHFNVPLRFAANGAPEPAMTAPLGAKVAWRGEIAPLWALAPVPDRNLSGLAQVDAEVKGPMEKPEYTVNAYVANGRFEDSILGVLLTNIAVEAASASSGDSKLLMRAEDGMGGYVALEGALSSPGQPAGNAVSSAPRITARGHINHLQPLHRDDIFLRLSGKLSVDGPLDTMKVAADVEVERGELSIAKLAGGVRTLEITDPAAQQEKPSSGPELDVKVAIPHRFYIRGRGLDSEWAGNLAVKGKASAPSLTGSLKPVRGTFDLMSRPFAFSGGDIAFMGGDRIDPGLNLNLTYDGPNIMAIVRATGTASKPEIKMESQPSLPQDQIMAEVLFGKEFSKLSRFEALQVANSLRQLANIGGDGLDPLATMRTKLGIDMLRVGSSGGETGDNRSVSGAPGAGTVGGGGNGSSGGGSDSAATPTLEAGKYINDAIYVGVEQGATADSTGVRIEVELRPNLSLQGKTTSNSSQIGLGWKKDY; encoded by the coding sequence ATGCGTATACCGGCCAAAAAAATCCTGCGCATAAGCGGCCTCGTTCTCGGCGGCATCCTGCTCGTCCTCTGCCTTGCCGTCGCGACCGTCCTCGTCTGGCTGCGGACCGGTTCCGGCGAACGGTTCGTGGCGGATTTCGCCGCCAAAAGCCTGGCGGACCAAGGCCTGTTCCTGACCATGGACGGCCTTGAAGGCCCCCTGCCCTCGCGCGTCCTCCTGACCAACGTCAGCCTGGCGGACGCCAAGGGCACGTGGTTCGCGGCCAAGGAACTGGAACTCGTCCTGTCCCTCGGCGATCTCTTCCGCCTGACCGGCGCCGTGTCTCTCGCCAGGGTCGATACGCCCGAAGTCTTCCGCCTGCCCGAGCTGCCGCCTTCCCCGCCCGCTGCAACGCCCCCGGCAGAAGAAGCTAAAACCTCTTCCCCGTATTTCAGCCTGCCCGTGGCCGTGCGCCTGGACACGCTCGCCATTGAAAACCTGGGGATTTACGCCCCGCTCGTATTCCCCGATGCCCCCCAAGGTTCCGGCCCGCTGCTCCGCGCCAGTCTTCACGGTTCGGCAAAGGCCGAGGCCGAACACCCCCTGACGGCCGAAGCCTCCCTTGACGCGTCCGTGGCGGATATCCAGGCGCTTGCCGCCCAGGTCCAATCCCCGGTGCCGCTGGCCGGTTTCTCCCTTACCGTGAACGCCAACGCCACGATCGGCGCGACGATCGACGCGACCGTCAAGGGCACGGCCACGCCCGAAGCCTGGAACGAAAAGCTCCCCATCGATTACGGGCTCCAGGCGGGCCTCGCCGGGGCCAAGGCCGCCCTGCAATCGGCCTTCCTGGACGGGCTGGGCCTGCGCCTCGACGCCGTGGGCGGGGCCGACCTGGAAACCCTCGCCGCGTCGGCGAAAACCACGCTCACAACCCAGGCGGGCGGCAAATGGGAAACCGTCGTTGCCCGGCTGGCCGGGCAGGACATGGGCGGCAGCGTGACCGCCGCGCTGGAGGCCAGCGTTGACGGCGACAAAAAAATCGCGGCAACGGCGGATCTTTCCGGCACGGCGATGCGCTGGGGGTCGGACGAGTTGCAGCGCATTCTCGGGCCGCAATTCACGGTAAAAGCGACCGCGGACGGCAGCGAAAGCACACGCTTCGCCCTGAACCTCGCCACCCTGGAAGCCGGGGCCGTCTCGGCCTCGGGCAGCGGTTCCTTCGCGCTCAAGGACAAAGCCCTGTCCGCGGCCTTCGAGGCCGCCCTTTCGGACATCAAGGCCGCGGCGCCGGGCGTGGAAGGCGCGCTACGCGCGAAACTGAACGCTTCCGGCACCCTGGACGCGCCCGCCGCCACCCTGGAAGTCGCCAGCGACGCCATCAAAACGGACGCGGCCTCCGTCGCCAACCTGCGCGCCAACGCAACACTTTCCGGCACGCTCAAAGCCCCGGCCGCCACCCTGGACGCGACAGTAGACGCGATCACGGCCCAGGCGGCCTCCTTGCGCGCCGTCGCGGCCAAGGCCAGGCTGTCCGGCACGCTTGCCGCGCCCGTTTTCTCCCTGGAAGCCACAAGCGAATCCATCAAAACTCAGGCCGGGGAATTCAAACAGTTCCGCGCGGGTATCGACGGTACCGCCTCCCTGCCTGAGGGCGCGGAAAAAACCGTGGACACCAAGGCCGGTGTGACGCTTGGCGCAAGCCCCGCCGGGCCCGTGGCCCTGCACACCGCCCTCGCCGCCGCGCAAAAAACGGACGGCGCGGTTACCGCGCGGCTGAGCGGCCTGGACCTGACCCTCGCGGGCACGGCCCTCGCGGCGGACATCACCGCCGCCATCCCCCCGCCCGGCCCCAACTCCGGCGCGGGCGCGGTCCTGCCGTCCCTCAACGGCACGGCGTCCGCAACCGTTACGGACTGGAAGCCCATTGCGGCCCTGTCCGGCGTTCCCATTGCCGGCGGCAAGGCCGGGTTTGACGCGAAGTTCACCCACAGCGCCAACGCGCAGCAGATTACCGCCTCGCTGCGCGCGGAAGCGCTCTCCCTCCCGGATGCCTTTGCGATCAACGGACTTTCCGGCACCGTCGAAGCCCGGGACCTCGCCAACCCCGACGTCGCGCTGAACCTCGCGCTCGGCAAGGGCGAAGCCGGCCCCGTGACCTGGCAGACCGGGGCCGTGGCCGTTACCGCCAAGCAGGGGAAAGGCGCGTTCGCCGCCGCCCTGCGCACGGACAAAACCGCGAGCCAGGCCGTCGCGTCCGCGCCCAAGGGCGCTCCGGCCCAGCCGGGCAAGGCGGAACGGCTGACCGTGGCCGGCAGTTTTGCCCTTTCCCCCATGCGGGTCACGCTGGACCGGCTCGCGGCCCGCGTGCCGGATTCCCCCATGGGGATCTACCTCACCGCGCCCGCGACCGTGGACCTCGGCGACGCCGTCAAGGTGAAGAATCTCAAGCTTAACGTGGTTCCGGGCAACGGCGCGATCGCGCTTGACGCCGCCCTCGCCGGCGGCAACGCGGACCTTACGGCCACCGTCACGGAATTCCCGTTCCGCCTGATCCGCGAGGCCGTTCAGGCGCCCGTGCCGGACGGCACCCTTTCCGCCGAAGCCGTTATCAAAAAGAGCGGCGCGGCCGTTCAGGGAAAAATCGACGCCAAAGCCGTGGTCACCGCCCCGGCCGTGGGGAAAGCCAAGACCCCGGCCGTGGCCTTTATCCTGGCGAGCACGCTGGACCAGCGGGCGGACCCCAATTTCCCGCAGCTAAAATCCGGCGGCGGCATATCCCGCCTCAGGGGGAGCCTAAACGTCGGCTTCGAAGGCAGCCAAACTGCCCCAAACCAGGCTGCCAAAACCCCGGCCAATTCACCTGACGCGCAGATCCATTTCAACGTCCCGCTGCGGTTCGCGGCCAACGGCGCGCCGGAACCGGCCATGACCGCCCCCCTGGGCGCGAAAGTGGCCTGGCGCGGGGAGATAGCCCCGCTCTGGGCGCTGGCGCCGGTCCCGGACAGAAACCTGTCCGGCCTTGCCCAGGTTGACGCCGAGGTCAAGGGCCCCATGGAAAAGCCCGAGTACACCGTCAACGCCTACGTGGCGAACGGCCGGTTCGAGGACAGCATTCTCGGCGTCCTGTTGACCAATATCGCGGTGGAAGCGGCCAGCGCTTCCTCCGGGGATTCAAAGCTCCTCATGCGCGCGGAAGACGGCATGGGCGGGTATGTCGCGCTGGAAGGCGCTCTCTCCTCCCCCGGGCAACCGGCGGGGAATGCGGTCTCATCCGCGCCGCGCATCACGGCCAGGGGGCACATCAACCACCTGCAGCCCCTGCACCGCGACGACATTTTCCTGCGGCTCTCCGGGAAGCTTTCCGTGGACGGGCCGCTGGACACGATGAAAGTCGCCGCCGATGTGGAAGTCGAGCGCGGCGAGCTTTCCATCGCCAAGCTGGCCGGGGGCGTGCGCACGCTGGAGATCACCGACCCCGCCGCACAGCAGGAAAAACCCTCTTCCGGCCCCGAACTGGATGTGAAGGTCGCCATCCCCCACCGCTTCTATATCCGGGGGCGCGGCCTGGACAGCGAATGGGCGGGCAACCTCGCGGTCAAAGGCAAGGCTTCCGCGCCGTCCCTGACCGGCAGCCTCAAGCCCGTGCGGGGCACCTTCGACCTCATGTCCCGTCCTTTCGCCTTCAGCGGCGGGGACATCGCCTTCATGGGCGGCGACCGGATAGACCCGGGCCTCAACCTCAACCTCACGTACGACGGCCCCAACATCATGGCCATCGTCCGTGCAACAGGCACGGCCAGCAAGCCGGAAATCAAGATGGAAAGCCAGCCCTCCCTGCCCCAGGACCAGATCATGGCCGAGGTTCTGTTCGGCAAGGAATTCTCCAAACTCAGCCGGTTCGAGGCGCTCCAGGTGGCCAACAGCCTCCGCCAGCTCGCCAATATCGGCGGGGACGGGCTTGACCCCCTCGCGACCATGCGGACGAAACTCGGTATAGACATGCTGCGCGTCGGGTCCAGCGGCGGGGAAACCGGCGACAACCGCAGCGTTTCCGGCGCGCCCGGGGCCGGCACGGTCGGCGGCGGGGGCAACGGCTCTTCCGGCGGCGGCTCTGACAGCGCCGCGACCCCCACCCTGGAAGCGGGCAAATACATCAACGACGCGATTTACGTGGGCGTGGAACAGGGGGCCACGGCGGACAGCACCGGCGTGCGGATCGAGGTTGAACTGCGCCCCAACCTGAGCTTGCAGGGCAAAACCACCTCCAATTCGAGCCAGATAGGACTGGGGTGGAAAAAAGATTACTGA